From the Cryptosporangium phraense genome, the window GGTACGCCTCGCCCCGGGCCACGTTCCGCAGGAACGCGGCCTGCGAGATCCGCTGGGCGGCCGCGCCCACCGTCGTGTAGGTCATCGACCAGTCGACGGACAGCCCCAGCCGCCGCCACATCCGCTCGAACGCCTTCTCGTCGGTGGCGGTCAGTTCCTCGCACAGCTCGACGAACCTCCGCCGGGAGACCCGGGGCCCTTCCTCCGACGGCGAGTACGGCAGCGACGGGTCGCACGTCACCCCGTAGTAGTTCTGCACCCGGCGCTCGGTCGGCAGCCCGTTGTCGTCCCAGCCCATCGGGTAGAACACGGCCTTGCCGCGCATCCTTTGGTAACGGGCGATCACGTCGGTGTGGGTGTAGCTGAACACGTGCCCCACGTGCAGCGACCCGCTCACGGTCGGCGGCGGCGTGTCGATCGAGTACACGTCCGACCGCGCTACCGCCCCGGAGAAGCGGTACAGGCCGGCCGCCTCCCAGGCGTCCGACCACTTCGTGTCCAACCCCTCCAGCGAGGGCTTCTCCGGCGGCAGCGTGTTCACGAAAACAGTCAACCCGGCCGGTCAACGACTTTCCAGGTAGCGGAGCACGGCCAGGACCCGGCGGTGGTCGGTGCGGTCCTGGGGCAGGTCGAGCTTGGTGAAGATCGCGGTCACGTGCTTCTCGACGCTCCGCGCGGCCAGGTGCAACCGCTCGGCGATCGCGATGTTCGAGCGCCCCTCGGCCAGCAGGCCCAGGATCTCGTGCTCCCGCGCCGACAGCCGCTCCAGGCCCGCGTCCGTCGGCCGCACCGCGATCAACTGCCGGACCACCTCGGGGTCGAGCGCGGTCCCGCCCTCGGTGACGCGCCGCAGCGCGTCCAGAAAATCGCGGGTCCGGACGATGCGGTCCTTCAGCAGGTAGCCGATGCCGGTCGGATGCTCGGCGAGCAGCTGGCGGGCGTAGCCCGTCTCGACCCACTGCGAGAAGACCAGCACGGGGGTGCCACCACCGCGGATCGTCACCGCGGCCCGCAGACCTTCGTCGGTGTGGGTCGGCGGCATCCGGACGTCGACGATCGCCGCGTCCGGGGCCGACGCGGCCACCGCGGCGAGCAGGTCCTCGGCGTTGTCGACCGCGGCCACCACCTCGATGTCGTGGTCGGACAGCAGCAGCCGCACCCCGTCGCGGAGCAGCGGGTTGTCCTCGGCGATGACCACACGCACGCCTCAGCCCTCCGGTGGGAGCGTCATCGTGACGGTCGTGGGTCCGCCGGCCGGGCTGTCGATCGCGAACGTCCCGCCGAGCGCGACCGCGCGCCGGTGCAGCCCGGCCAGCCCGGTCCCGCTCCCGGCCCGGGCTCCGCCGCGACCGTCGTCGGTGACGGTCAGCCGTACGGACCCGTCCGCGCTGCGCAGGTCCACCCGGGCCCGGGTGGCTCCGGCGTGCCGCGACACGTTCGTCAGCAGCTCCCCGACCGTGAAGTACACCGCGGACGCGACCACGTCCGTAGGCTGCCGCACCATGTCGATACGGACGTCGACGGGCACCGAGCCGCGGCCCGCCAACGTCTCGATCGCCGTCGGGAGCCCGTCGTCCAACGCGGGCGGGTGCAGCCCGCGGACGATGTCGCGCAGCTCGGCGAGCGCTTCGACGACCGAGTCCTGAGCGTCGGTCACCAGACCTCGGACGGTGGCGTCGTCGACCCGGGCCTCGATCCGGGAGAGCGTCACGCCCAGTCCGACCAGGCGGGCCTGGGTGCCGTCGTGCAGGTTCCGCTCGACCCGGCGCAGCAGCGCGGCCGAGTCGGCCCGCAGCGCGGCCTGGCCGGCCTCCAGCGCGGCGATCCGGAGCCGGTCTGGGGTCGGGGCCAGCAGAGCCCGGATCAGCAGCCGGTCCAGCCCGACGAGGATCCTCACCACCCACGGGAACACCAGCACGTACCCGAGGCTCTCCAGCGCCAGCAGCCACGAACCGGCCCAGCTGCTGTCCAGCGGAAGGACGAACCACCAGGCCGGGTACGTGATCCCGGCGACGGCGGCGACGACCGGACCGCCCCCGAGGTAGACGGTCGCCAGCGCCAGCGGGAGCCGCACGATGCCGTAGAGCAACGCCCGCCAGGCCGTGCCGTCGGTCAGCGTGGCGACGACGAATCCGGCGAAGCCCGGCCGCCGGGCCCGCTCCGGCGGTTCCGGCCAGTCGAGGCCGAGGAACCAGCGGGCCGGTAAGCGAAACCACACCACGGTGTGCCGGAGCACCCAGAGCGCGCCGATCAGCACCGGCAGACCCACGGTGAGCAGCGAGTAGACCGCGCCGGCGGCCCCGGCCACCGCGACGACGAACACCGGCACCGCGAAGAACAGGCCGACGAACGCGTAGCCCAGCTCCCGCCAGGTCCGCGCCGCGAACGGGGCCCGGAGCAGGATCACGGACCGTCCCCGAGCGACGCGATCGCCGGCCGGCGCGTGACGCCGAGCGCGGGCCCCACGGTGCCGGCCGCCACGACCAGCGCGACCCCGCCGACCCCGGCCACGACGACCGAGGCCGGCAGATAGGGCGTCCCGGGCAGCATCGGCAGCAGCGTCGCGGCGGCCGCGCCCGCGGCGACGAGCAGACCGGTGACCGTCACGAGCAGAGCCTCGCAGACGATGACGCCGAGCGCGCCGGATCGGGTGGCCCCGGCCAGCCGCAGCAGCGCCAGCTCCCGGCGGCGGCCGAGCACCACGGTGATCAACGTGGTCAGCGCGGCCACCGCGGCGAACACCGTGTAGACCGCGGTGCCGGAGTAGTCCAGCCAGAGGTCGGACGCCGGCTCGGGGTGGCCGCTGGCGTGCGCGGCGGTCGTGTGCACGGTGACCTTGATCGTCGCGAACGCGACGGCCAGCACCAGCGGCACGAACGCCCCCGAGTACGCCTTGGCCCGGACGGCGAGGTTGTCGGCGGCCAGCGTCCCGGTGCGGCCGAGCGCCCGGGCGAACGGGGCGGTCAGCCACAGCAGCGCCGGAGCGAGCAGGCCGGCGCCCAGGCACATCGCCAGCAGGACGAAGAACACGGACTGCTCGGCTCCGTCGGTGCCGGACGCCGCCACCGAACCCGCCAGCCCACCGGCGACGAACAGCACGCCGAGCAGGGCGCGGACCGGGCTGATCGGCCGCCGGGGCGCCGCCGTGTCGGTGAGCGCGACCGCGGGCCGCACCCGGGACGGGCGGATCGCCGCGACCAGCGCGCCGATCACCGACGTGCCCAGCACGATGCCGAACGCGACCGGCAGTGCCGCTCCGGACCCGACGAACCTGGTTCCGAGAGGTGCGGCGCCGTGGCTGACCAGGCTCTCCACCCAGGCCCGGCCACCGGCCAGGCCGAGCGGGACGCCGATCAGCGTCGCCGGGACCGCGATCACCGCGGCCTGCCCGGCGGCGGCCCGCCGGACCAGGCCCGGCGTCGCTCCGACCGCCCGGACCAGCGCGATGTCCCGCGCCTGCCGGGCGATCGTCGAGCTCATCGTGACGCCGACGAGGATCGCGCAGAGATAGACCGCGATTCCGACGAGTACCCCGGCGAATTCGTGCAGGTCGGTGCCCGCCGGCAACGACCGCAGGGCCCCGAGCGCACCCGCGATCAGCGCGGCCGCCAGGCACTGGACGACGAACGGCCCGGCGAACGACCACGGATGGGCACGCAGCGCCTGGCGGACCAGCCCGGCCTTCACGCGGCGACCGCCCGGAGCCGTTCGGCGATCTCCGGGGTGCCCGGCGTCGGGACGTCCGCGACGATCGACCCGGAGCGTAGCAGCACGAGCCGGTCGCTCCAGGCCGCGGCGATCGGGTCGTGGGTCACGATCACGACCGTCGTGCCGTCCCGGTCGCAGGCCTCCCGGAGCAGGCCGAGGACCTGGCCGCCGGTCGTCGGATCGAGCGCGCCGGTCGGCTCGTCGGCGAAGACCACGGTGGGCCCGGTGATCAGGGCCCGGGCCAGCGCGACCCGTTGACGCTGACCTCCGGACAGCTCGCCGACCTTTCGCCGGCCCAGATCGCCCAGCCCAACGGCGTCCAGAGCGTTCTCGGCGGAACGACGGCGGGAGGCGCCGAGGCGGACCGGCAGGAGCACGTTCTGTCGGACCGTGAGCTCGGACAGCAGGTTGTACGACTGGAAGACGAACCCGACCCGATCCCGGCGCAGCCGGGTGAGCCGACGTTCGGGCAGGTGGGTGATGTCGTGCCCGGCGAGGTGGACCCGTCCGGACGTGGGCCGGTCGAGGCCTGCCGCGCACTGCAGCAGCGTGCTCTTGCCGGATCCGGTGGCGCCCATGACCGCGACGAACGCGCCGGCCGGGATGCTCAGGCACACCCCGGCCAGCGCGGTGACGCGGCCGTACCGCCGGACGACCTGCTCGAGTTCGAGTGCGTTCATGCACCTCAGCGTCGTCGGAACGACACCGGCGCACAGCCGGGCCGACCGCCGGGACGAGGTGCGGACAACCGCACCTAGCGGTCGAGCTCCTGGCGGAGCTCGTCGATCTTCTCCGAAGCCTCGGCCTTGGTGAGGTCGTCCGGGACCTCCTCGCCCGCCTGGCGGGCCAGCGTGTGGAGGTAGGAGTCCTGCGCGCCGGTGGCCGGTTCGTCGCCGGTCACCCAGTCGCTGGGGTCCTTCTCCAGGCTGCGCTGCTGCTGGATGTCGGTGTCAGCCACGGGTTAGCTCCCTTCGCACGTATGTACGGCACTGGACATACCCGCGAACTCATCCGTCACACGCGCCCAGGTGTCTTCGGCTGGTCCTGGGCGGTAGGAGTCGCGTTCGTCGCAGAAGTAGCCGTGCGGAGTGTCGGGGTAGACGATCGTCTCCACCGGGAGTGTTTCGGGGTCCACCAGGTGGTCGTCGGCGCCGGTGAAGACCAGCGCGCGTTTCGCTCGGAGTGGAAGGGAGACCGTGGGTTCCGGGCCCGCGAACGGGAACGGGCCGCCGGTCAGCCAGCCGGGGTAGAGCGCGATCAGCAGGTCCAGCGGGAGTTGGGTGGCGGCGTAGTAGAGGAGGTGGCCGCCGGCCGACATCCCGAATGCGGCGATCCGGGTGGCTCCACGGCTCGTCAGCGTGTCGATCGCGGCTGCGGTGTCGTCGAGGATCGCCGGCCGGTCGAGGCGGCCGAGGAGTTCCAGCCCTCGTTCTCGGCCCTCCGGCGTGGCCGGGAGCGCGATGTCGTCGCCGAAGCGGCGGTAGAAGTCGGGGATCACCACCTCGTGGCCCAGGGCGGCGATCCGGTCGGCGACCCGGCGGACGTAGCCGGTGACCCCGAACATCTCGAACCCGATGATCACGCCCGTCGTCGTCATGACGCTCAGCCTGCGCGGTTCCGGCCGGCCCAGCCACCGCACGTCGTTACTAGGATCGGGGCGTGAGCGAGCTGGGGGTTTTTCTGCGCTCGCGGCGCGAGCGGGTGCGGCCGGCTCAGGTCGGGCTGCCGGCCGGTTCCCGGCGGCGGGTCCGGGGGCTGCGCCGGGAAGAGGTGGCGCTGCTCGCCGACGTCTCGGTTCCGTACTACGCGCTGCTGGAGCAGGGCCGCGAGGTGCGGCCGTCGGCGGGGGTGCTGGACGCGCTGGCCCGGGCGCTGCGGCTGCCCCCGCCCGAGCACGCGCTGCTCTATCGGCTGGCCGGCGCCGATCCGCCGGCCGGGTCCGGCCCGGAGGTCGTCAGCGCCGGGGTGGTGGACCTCGTCGCGCGGCTCGACCCCTGTCCGACGTACGTCACCGGCCGGAACTGGGACGTGCTGGCCGCGAACCGGGCCGCGCGGGCGCTGTTCGGCGTCTTCGACAACCTGCTGGTCTTCATGTTCACCGACCCGCGGGCCCGGTACGTCTACGTCGAGTGGGAGCGGGAGGCCGCCGCCCAGCTGGCCCGCTTCCGGGCCGCCTCCGCCCACCGGCGGGAAGCGTCGGACGTGGTCGCGCTGGTTTCGCGTCTCCGTGACGCCAGCGACGAGGCCGCCCGGTGGTGGGCGTCACCGGACGTGGCGCCGCTGTCGGCGGGGTCCAAGCTGCTCCGGCACCCGTCGGTCGGGGAAGTGCGGCTGGAGCATGTGGTTCTGGTGGTGGCCGATGCCCCGGATCAGAAGGTGGTGACGTTCCGCGGACCGGAGGATCAGCTGAGAACCTTGGCGACGTCGTCCGTCTGATGTTCTCGGGAGGGTCACTCCCAGCGGAAGTAGCGGCTGGCGGCGGCGAGCGAAGCGGCCGCCCAGGCGGCCAGCGTCAACGCGTCGCCGACCGGAAAGGCCTCGCCTTCGCCCAGCACGGACCGCAACCCGTCGGCGAGCGCCGCGCTCGGCAGGAGGCCGAGCACGTCGGCGACCCCACCCGGCAGCGACGACAACGGAAAGATGATGCCGCCGGCGAACAGCAGCAGGAACCAGACGACGTTCGCCGCCGCCAGCGTCGCCTCGGCCCGCAGCGACCCGGCCATCAGCAACCCGAGCCCGGCGAACGCGGCCGTCCCCAGGATCACCAGCACCGCCACCGTCAGCGGGTTCCCCCGCGGACGCCACCCCAGCGCCACCCCCACCCCGCTGATCACCGCGATCTGGATGACCTCCAGGCCGGCGACCGCTAGCGTCTTCCCGCCGAGCAACCCCCAGCGCGGCAGCGGCGTCGCTCCGAGCCGCTTCAGCACCCCGTACCGACGCTCGAACCCGGTCGCGATGGCCAGCCCGGTGAACGCGGCCGACATCACGGCCAGCGCCAGGATGCCCGGCACCAGGAAGTCGACCTTCGACAGCCCGCTCGTCGTGTCGATCTCGACGAACGGCTGGGTGACCAGCACCACCGTGAGCAGCACCGGAATGATCAGGTTGAGCAGCAGTTGCTCGCCGTGGCGCAGCGTCAGCTTGAGCTCGATCGCGGTCTGCGAGAGCAGCATCCGGGGCCAGGACGCCGGACCGGGGTCGGGCGTGAAGAGCCCGGGCTCCAGCGCGGTCACCGCAGCTCCCGGCCGGTGAGGTCGAGGAACACGTCCTCCAGGGTCCGCCGCCCGACCTGCAGGTCGCTCGGCATCACGGCCCGGTCCGCGCACCACGCGGTCACCGCGGCCAGCAGCTGCGGCCCGATCGCGGACGGCGGCCCGGTCACCTGGTAGCCGCCGTCGCCCGCGCTGGTGGCCACGCAGCCGGATGGCAGCGTGGCGGTGAGCGTCAGCAGCGCCTCGGCGTCGAGCTCGGCGTCGGCCCGGAAGCGCAGCGTCGGCTGCTCGCCCCGGGTCAGCGCGGCCGGCGTCCCCTGGGCGACGGCCTGACCGGCGTCGATGATCAGGACCTCGTCGGCGAGGCGTTCCGCCTCGTCCATGTAGTGGGTCGTCAGCACGGTCGTGACCCCGTCGGCGCGGAGCGCCTCCACGATCTGCCAGACGACATGGCGCGCCTGCGGGTCGAGGCCCGCGGTCGGCTCGTCCAGAAACACCAATTCCGGACGGCCGACGACGGCCATCGCGAGCGACAGACGTTGCTGCTGACCGCCGGAGAGCCTCTTGACGGTCGTCCGGGCGACCGGGGTGAGGCCGAGCAGGTCGAGCAGCAGGCCGGGGTCGATCGGGTTCCGGCTGTAGGACGCGACCAGGTGCAACATCTCGGCCGTGCGGGCACCCGGATAGGCACCGCCTCCGGCCTGCAGCATCACGCCGACCCGGGGGCGGAGCGCGGTGGCGTCGCGCACCGGGTCGAGGCCGAGGACGCGGGCGGTGCCGCCGTCGGCGCGCCGGAAGCCCTCGCAGGTCTCGACCGTGCTGGTCTTGCCGGCCCCGTTGGGGCCGAGGATCGCGAAGACGGACCCGCGCGGAACCGCGAAGCTGAGGTCGTCGACCGCGACCTTCTCGCCGTAGCGCTTGACCAGACCGCTCACTTCGACGGCCGGCGCGCCACGCTTCTCCGCGGCGGCGAGGGGGCGCACGCGGGCGGAGGAGGTCACGTCGACAGAGTGTAGGCGCCCGTTGCTCGCGCCGGTGCGTCGAGCTACCGCGTACCGCGTCACATCAGGGGCACGTCGGTGGCGGAGGACTCGTTCAGGTGCAGGACGATGGACGGGTGAGCAGCACCAACCGGGTTCCGGAAACCAGGCTGATGGGCGACGAGGAGCTCTCGGCCGACGACGCGTGGGAGACGCTGCGCCAGTACGGTCGGTGGCACCTGCTGCGCGACGCGTTCGTCCGGTTCCGCTAC encodes:
- a CDS encoding response regulator transcription factor; amino-acid sequence: MRVVIAEDNPLLRDGVRLLLSDHDIEVVAAVDNAEDLLAAVAASAPDAAIVDVRMPPTHTDEGLRAAVTIRGGGTPVLVFSQWVETGYARQLLAEHPTGIGYLLKDRIVRTRDFLDALRRVTEGGTALDPEVVRQLIAVRPTDAGLERLSAREHEILGLLAEGRSNIAIAERLHLAARSVEKHVTAIFTKLDLPQDRTDHRRVLAVLRYLESR
- a CDS encoding sensor histidine kinase, yielding MILLRAPFAARTWRELGYAFVGLFFAVPVFVVAVAGAAGAVYSLLTVGLPVLIGALWVLRHTVVWFRLPARWFLGLDWPEPPERARRPGFAGFVVATLTDGTAWRALLYGIVRLPLALATVYLGGGPVVAAVAGITYPAWWFVLPLDSSWAGSWLLALESLGYVLVFPWVVRILVGLDRLLIRALLAPTPDRLRIAALEAGQAALRADSAALLRRVERNLHDGTQARLVGLGVTLSRIEARVDDATVRGLVTDAQDSVVEALAELRDIVRGLHPPALDDGLPTAIETLAGRGSVPVDVRIDMVRQPTDVVASAVYFTVGELLTNVSRHAGATRARVDLRSADGSVRLTVTDDGRGGARAGSGTGLAGLHRRAVALGGTFAIDSPAGGPTTVTMTLPPEG
- a CDS encoding FtsX-like permease family protein codes for the protein MKAGLVRQALRAHPWSFAGPFVVQCLAAALIAGALGALRSLPAGTDLHEFAGVLVGIAVYLCAILVGVTMSSTIARQARDIALVRAVGATPGLVRRAAAGQAAVIAVPATLIGVPLGLAGGRAWVESLVSHGAAPLGTRFVGSGAALPVAFGIVLGTSVIGALVAAIRPSRVRPAVALTDTAAPRRPISPVRALLGVLFVAGGLAGSVAASGTDGAEQSVFFVLLAMCLGAGLLAPALLWLTAPFARALGRTGTLAADNLAVRAKAYSGAFVPLVLAVAFATIKVTVHTTAAHASGHPEPASDLWLDYSGTAVYTVFAAVAALTTLITVVLGRRRELALLRLAGATRSGALGVIVCEALLVTVTGLLVAAGAAAATLLPMLPGTPYLPASVVVAGVGGVALVVAAGTVGPALGVTRRPAIASLGDGP
- a CDS encoding ABC transporter ATP-binding protein, coding for MNALELEQVVRRYGRVTALAGVCLSIPAGAFVAVMGATGSGKSTLLQCAAGLDRPTSGRVHLAGHDITHLPERRLTRLRRDRVGFVFQSYNLLSELTVRQNVLLPVRLGASRRRSAENALDAVGLGDLGRRKVGELSGGQRQRVALARALITGPTVVFADEPTGALDPTTGGQVLGLLREACDRDGTTVVIVTHDPIAAAWSDRLVLLRSGSIVADVPTPGTPEIAERLRAVAA
- a CDS encoding DUF3072 domain-containing protein; protein product: MADTDIQQQRSLEKDPSDWVTGDEPATGAQDSYLHTLARQAGEEVPDDLTKAEASEKIDELRQELDR
- a CDS encoding dienelactone hydrolase family protein; its protein translation is MTTTGVIIGFEMFGVTGYVRRVADRIAALGHEVVIPDFYRRFGDDIALPATPEGRERGLELLGRLDRPAILDDTAAAIDTLTSRGATRIAAFGMSAGGHLLYYAATQLPLDLLIALYPGWLTGGPFPFAGPEPTVSLPLRAKRALVFTGADDHLVDPETLPVETIVYPDTPHGYFCDERDSYRPGPAEDTWARVTDEFAGMSSAVHTCEGS
- a CDS encoding helix-turn-helix transcriptional regulator produces the protein MSELGVFLRSRRERVRPAQVGLPAGSRRRVRGLRREEVALLADVSVPYYALLEQGREVRPSAGVLDALARALRLPPPEHALLYRLAGADPPAGSGPEVVSAGVVDLVARLDPCPTYVTGRNWDVLAANRAARALFGVFDNLLVFMFTDPRARYVYVEWEREAAAQLARFRAASAHRREASDVVALVSRLRDASDEAARWWASPDVAPLSAGSKLLRHPSVGEVRLEHVVLVVADAPDQKVVTFRGPEDQLRTLATSSV
- a CDS encoding ABC transporter permease, with translation MEPGLFTPDPGPASWPRMLLSQTAIELKLTLRHGEQLLLNLIIPVLLTVVLVTQPFVEIDTTSGLSKVDFLVPGILALAVMSAAFTGLAIATGFERRYGVLKRLGATPLPRWGLLGGKTLAVAGLEVIQIAVISGVGVALGWRPRGNPLTVAVLVILGTAAFAGLGLLMAGSLRAEATLAAANVVWFLLLFAGGIIFPLSSLPGGVADVLGLLPSAALADGLRSVLGEGEAFPVGDALTLAAWAAASLAAASRYFRWE
- a CDS encoding ABC transporter ATP-binding protein — its product is MTSSARVRPLAAAEKRGAPAVEVSGLVKRYGEKVAVDDLSFAVPRGSVFAILGPNGAGKTSTVETCEGFRRADGGTARVLGLDPVRDATALRPRVGVMLQAGGGAYPGARTAEMLHLVASYSRNPIDPGLLLDLLGLTPVARTTVKRLSGGQQQRLSLAMAVVGRPELVFLDEPTAGLDPQARHVVWQIVEALRADGVTTVLTTHYMDEAERLADEVLIIDAGQAVAQGTPAALTRGEQPTLRFRADAELDAEALLTLTATLPSGCVATSAGDGGYQVTGPPSAIGPQLLAAVTAWCADRAVMPSDLQVGRRTLEDVFLDLTGRELR